The following proteins are co-located in the Podarcis raffonei isolate rPodRaf1 chromosome 5, rPodRaf1.pri, whole genome shotgun sequence genome:
- the PDCD4 gene encoding programmed cell death protein 4 isoform X3 — protein MEIGNEQTYNINLTELDNLSDTPFSGDEENGGTEEIKPEINGNWNAVTSINEAKINARAKRRLRKNSSRDSGRGDSVSDNGEALKNGVTVPTSPKGKHLDRRSRSGKGRGLPKKGGSGGKGVWGTPGQVYDLEEVDIKDPNYDDAQQDNCVYETVVPPLEERAFEKTLTPIIQEYFEHGDTNEVAEMLKDLNLGEMKYSVPVLAVSLALEGKASHREMTSKLLADLCGTVVGKQDVEKSFDRLLREMPELVLDTPRAPQLVGQFIARAVGDGILCNSYIDGYKGTVDCVQARAALDRATVLLSMTKGGKRIDNVWGSGGGQQSVKHLVKEIDMLLKEYLLSGDVSEAERCLQELEVPHFHHELVYEAVVMVLESTGETNFQMMLNLLKSLWRSAVITMDQMKRGYERVYREIPDINLDVPHSYSVLERFVEECFRAGIISKPMRDLCPSRGTIDLLLN, from the exons ATGGAAATAGGAAATGAGCAGACATACAACATCAACTTGACAG AACTGGATAATCTGAGTGATACTCCATTTTCCGGTGATGAAGAAAATGGTGGAACTGAGGAAATAAAACCTGAAATCAATGGTAACTGGAACGCTGTAACGTCTATTAATGAAGCTAAGATCAATGCCAGagcaaagaggagactgagaaaaaACTCTTCTAGAGACTCTGGAAGAGGAGATTCAGTGAGTGATAATGGGGAAGCACTGAAGAATGGAGTCACAGTACCAACAAGTCCAAAGGGAAAGCATCTGGATAGGCGATCTCGTTCAGGAAAGGGAAGGGGTCTACCCAAGAAAG GTGGATCAGGAGGCAAAGGTGTTTGGGGAACACCTGGGCAAGTGTATGATTTGGAGGAAGTAGACATTAAAGATCCCAACTATGATGATGCTCAG CAGGATAACTGTGTCTATGAAACAGTAGTTCCACCTTTGGAAGAAAGAGCATTTGAGAAAACGCTAACTCCAATAATCCAGGAATATTTTGAACATGGGGATACTAATGAAGTTGCG GAGATGCTGAAAGACCTCAATCTTGGTGAAATGAAATACAGTGTACCAGTGTTGGCTGTATCATTGGCTCTGGAGGGAAAGGCCAGTCACAGAGAAATGACATCTAAACTTCTTGCTGACCTGTGTGGGACAGTAGTTGGCAAACAAGACGTTGAAAAATCATTTGATAGGCTTCTCAGAGAGATGCCAGAATTGGTATTGGACACTCCCAGAGCACCACAG TTGGTGGGTCAATTTATTGCAAGAGCAGTCGGAGATGGGATTCTTTGCAATAGTTACATAGATGGTTACAAAGGCACTGTGGACTGTGTCCAGGCTCG GGCTGCTCTGGATCGAGCTACTGTATTGCTGAGTATGACCAAAGGTGGAAAACGCATTGACAATGTGTGGGGATCAGGAGGCGGGCAGCAGTCTGTAAAACATCTTGTTAAAGAG ATTGATATGCTGTTGAAAGAATACCTTCTTTCAGGAGATGTTTCTGAAGCAGAACGTTGTCTCCAGGAGTTAGAAGTACCACATTTTCACCATGAACTTGTATATGAA GCAGTTGTGATGGTTTTGGAATCAACTGGAGAAACAAACTTTCAAATGATGCTTAATTTGTTGAAATCCCTCTGGAGGTCTGCTGTCATTACTATGGACCAAATGAAGAGA GGCTATGAACGAGTTTACCGTGAAATCCCGGACATTAATCTTGATGTGCCACATTCCTACTCTGTGCTTGAGCGGTTTGTAGAGGAATGCTTTAGAGCAGGAATAATTTCCAAACCAATGAGAGACCTCTGTCCTTCCAG GGGAACAATTGATTTGCTCttaaattaa
- the PDCD4 gene encoding programmed cell death protein 4 isoform X2, with protein sequence MEIGNEQTYNINLTELDNLSDTPFSGDEENGGTEEIKPEINGNWNAVTSINEAKINARAKRRLRKNSSRDSGRGDSVSDNGEALKNGVTVPTSPKGKHLDRRSRSGKGRGLPKKGGSGGKGVWGTPGQVYDLEEVDIKDPNYDDAQDNCVYETVVPPLEERAFEKTLTPIIQEYFEHGDTNEVAEMLKDLNLGEMKYSVPVLAVSLALEGKASHREMTSKLLADLCGTVVGKQDVEKSFDRLLREMPELVLDTPRAPQLVGQFIARAVGDGILCNSYIDGYKGTVDCVQARAALDRATVLLSMTKGGKRIDNVWGSGGGQQSVKHLVKEIDMLLKEYLLSGDVSEAERCLQELEVPHFHHELVYEAVVMVLESTGETNFQMMLNLLKSLWRSAVITMDQMKRGYERVYREIPDINLDVPHSYSVLERFVEECFRAGIISKPMRDLCPSRGRKRFVSEGDGGRLKAESY encoded by the exons ATGGAAATAGGAAATGAGCAGACATACAACATCAACTTGACAG AACTGGATAATCTGAGTGATACTCCATTTTCCGGTGATGAAGAAAATGGTGGAACTGAGGAAATAAAACCTGAAATCAATGGTAACTGGAACGCTGTAACGTCTATTAATGAAGCTAAGATCAATGCCAGagcaaagaggagactgagaaaaaACTCTTCTAGAGACTCTGGAAGAGGAGATTCAGTGAGTGATAATGGGGAAGCACTGAAGAATGGAGTCACAGTACCAACAAGTCCAAAGGGAAAGCATCTGGATAGGCGATCTCGTTCAGGAAAGGGAAGGGGTCTACCCAAGAAAG GTGGATCAGGAGGCAAAGGTGTTTGGGGAACACCTGGGCAAGTGTATGATTTGGAGGAAGTAGACATTAAAGATCCCAACTATGATGATGCTCAG GATAACTGTGTCTATGAAACAGTAGTTCCACCTTTGGAAGAAAGAGCATTTGAGAAAACGCTAACTCCAATAATCCAGGAATATTTTGAACATGGGGATACTAATGAAGTTGCG GAGATGCTGAAAGACCTCAATCTTGGTGAAATGAAATACAGTGTACCAGTGTTGGCTGTATCATTGGCTCTGGAGGGAAAGGCCAGTCACAGAGAAATGACATCTAAACTTCTTGCTGACCTGTGTGGGACAGTAGTTGGCAAACAAGACGTTGAAAAATCATTTGATAGGCTTCTCAGAGAGATGCCAGAATTGGTATTGGACACTCCCAGAGCACCACAG TTGGTGGGTCAATTTATTGCAAGAGCAGTCGGAGATGGGATTCTTTGCAATAGTTACATAGATGGTTACAAAGGCACTGTGGACTGTGTCCAGGCTCG GGCTGCTCTGGATCGAGCTACTGTATTGCTGAGTATGACCAAAGGTGGAAAACGCATTGACAATGTGTGGGGATCAGGAGGCGGGCAGCAGTCTGTAAAACATCTTGTTAAAGAG ATTGATATGCTGTTGAAAGAATACCTTCTTTCAGGAGATGTTTCTGAAGCAGAACGTTGTCTCCAGGAGTTAGAAGTACCACATTTTCACCATGAACTTGTATATGAA GCAGTTGTGATGGTTTTGGAATCAACTGGAGAAACAAACTTTCAAATGATGCTTAATTTGTTGAAATCCCTCTGGAGGTCTGCTGTCATTACTATGGACCAAATGAAGAGA GGCTATGAACGAGTTTACCGTGAAATCCCGGACATTAATCTTGATGTGCCACATTCCTACTCTGTGCTTGAGCGGTTTGTAGAGGAATGCTTTAGAGCAGGAATAATTTCCAAACCAATGAGAGACCTCTGTCCTTCCAG GGGAAGGAAGCGCTTTGTAAGTGAAGGAGATGGAGGCCGCCTGAAAGCTGAAAGCTACTGA
- the PDCD4 gene encoding programmed cell death protein 4 isoform X1, with translation MEIGNEQTYNINLTELDNLSDTPFSGDEENGGTEEIKPEINGNWNAVTSINEAKINARAKRRLRKNSSRDSGRGDSVSDNGEALKNGVTVPTSPKGKHLDRRSRSGKGRGLPKKGGSGGKGVWGTPGQVYDLEEVDIKDPNYDDAQQDNCVYETVVPPLEERAFEKTLTPIIQEYFEHGDTNEVAEMLKDLNLGEMKYSVPVLAVSLALEGKASHREMTSKLLADLCGTVVGKQDVEKSFDRLLREMPELVLDTPRAPQLVGQFIARAVGDGILCNSYIDGYKGTVDCVQARAALDRATVLLSMTKGGKRIDNVWGSGGGQQSVKHLVKEIDMLLKEYLLSGDVSEAERCLQELEVPHFHHELVYEAVVMVLESTGETNFQMMLNLLKSLWRSAVITMDQMKRGYERVYREIPDINLDVPHSYSVLERFVEECFRAGIISKPMRDLCPSRGRKRFVSEGDGGRLKAESY, from the exons ATGGAAATAGGAAATGAGCAGACATACAACATCAACTTGACAG AACTGGATAATCTGAGTGATACTCCATTTTCCGGTGATGAAGAAAATGGTGGAACTGAGGAAATAAAACCTGAAATCAATGGTAACTGGAACGCTGTAACGTCTATTAATGAAGCTAAGATCAATGCCAGagcaaagaggagactgagaaaaaACTCTTCTAGAGACTCTGGAAGAGGAGATTCAGTGAGTGATAATGGGGAAGCACTGAAGAATGGAGTCACAGTACCAACAAGTCCAAAGGGAAAGCATCTGGATAGGCGATCTCGTTCAGGAAAGGGAAGGGGTCTACCCAAGAAAG GTGGATCAGGAGGCAAAGGTGTTTGGGGAACACCTGGGCAAGTGTATGATTTGGAGGAAGTAGACATTAAAGATCCCAACTATGATGATGCTCAG CAGGATAACTGTGTCTATGAAACAGTAGTTCCACCTTTGGAAGAAAGAGCATTTGAGAAAACGCTAACTCCAATAATCCAGGAATATTTTGAACATGGGGATACTAATGAAGTTGCG GAGATGCTGAAAGACCTCAATCTTGGTGAAATGAAATACAGTGTACCAGTGTTGGCTGTATCATTGGCTCTGGAGGGAAAGGCCAGTCACAGAGAAATGACATCTAAACTTCTTGCTGACCTGTGTGGGACAGTAGTTGGCAAACAAGACGTTGAAAAATCATTTGATAGGCTTCTCAGAGAGATGCCAGAATTGGTATTGGACACTCCCAGAGCACCACAG TTGGTGGGTCAATTTATTGCAAGAGCAGTCGGAGATGGGATTCTTTGCAATAGTTACATAGATGGTTACAAAGGCACTGTGGACTGTGTCCAGGCTCG GGCTGCTCTGGATCGAGCTACTGTATTGCTGAGTATGACCAAAGGTGGAAAACGCATTGACAATGTGTGGGGATCAGGAGGCGGGCAGCAGTCTGTAAAACATCTTGTTAAAGAG ATTGATATGCTGTTGAAAGAATACCTTCTTTCAGGAGATGTTTCTGAAGCAGAACGTTGTCTCCAGGAGTTAGAAGTACCACATTTTCACCATGAACTTGTATATGAA GCAGTTGTGATGGTTTTGGAATCAACTGGAGAAACAAACTTTCAAATGATGCTTAATTTGTTGAAATCCCTCTGGAGGTCTGCTGTCATTACTATGGACCAAATGAAGAGA GGCTATGAACGAGTTTACCGTGAAATCCCGGACATTAATCTTGATGTGCCACATTCCTACTCTGTGCTTGAGCGGTTTGTAGAGGAATGCTTTAGAGCAGGAATAATTTCCAAACCAATGAGAGACCTCTGTCCTTCCAG GGGAAGGAAGCGCTTTGTAAGTGAAGGAGATGGAGGCCGCCTGAAAGCTGAAAGCTACTGA